A section of the Flavobacterium ardleyense genome encodes:
- a CDS encoding LysR family transcriptional regulator: MTITQLQYVLAIAEHRNFTIAAEHCFVTQPTLSMQIQKLEEELGILIFDRTKKPLQLTEVGEKIIAQSKSIIYESNRMSDIVDQFKGFIGGEFRLGIIPTVMPTLLPMFLKTFSSKHPKVNLVIEELTTEELIENLKNGHLDAAIAATPLKEMKIKELPLYYEPFVGYVPENNKLFTKEILAVKDLDLDNLLLLQDGHCFRESVLNLCNFSSVRRDKFEIKSGSFETLIKLCNEGFGMTLLPYLHTLDLQPSEKDKLRQFEEPKPAREISLIYHQKHLKMHIIDALYQVILSVVKGAITFHDVQIIGPKQKKRI, translated from the coding sequence ATGACAATCACCCAACTTCAATATGTACTTGCCATTGCCGAACATCGCAACTTTACTATCGCGGCAGAACACTGTTTTGTAACGCAGCCAACTCTTAGTATGCAAATTCAAAAACTTGAAGAAGAATTGGGCATTTTAATTTTTGATCGAACCAAGAAACCTCTACAACTCACAGAAGTTGGTGAAAAGATTATAGCGCAGTCTAAAAGTATCATCTACGAATCAAATAGAATGTCTGATATAGTCGATCAATTTAAAGGTTTTATTGGTGGTGAATTCCGACTGGGAATTATTCCAACTGTAATGCCCACTCTACTTCCTATGTTTCTCAAAACTTTTAGCTCAAAACATCCTAAAGTTAACCTAGTTATTGAAGAACTGACCACAGAAGAATTGATTGAAAATCTTAAAAACGGCCATTTAGATGCTGCGATTGCTGCTACTCCACTTAAAGAAATGAAAATTAAAGAATTGCCCTTATACTATGAACCATTTGTGGGATACGTACCAGAGAATAATAAATTATTTACCAAAGAAATATTGGCTGTGAAAGATCTAGATTTAGACAATTTACTATTACTCCAAGATGGCCATTGCTTTCGCGAAAGCGTCTTGAATCTTTGTAATTTTAGTTCTGTTCGACGGGATAAATTCGAAATAAAAAGTGGTAGCTTTGAAACTCTTATAAAATTATGTAATGAAGGATTTGGTATGACCTTACTTCCCTATCTACACACATTAGATTTGCAACCGTCCGAAAAAGATAAATTACGACAATTTGAAGAACCAAAACCCGCAAGAGAAATTAGTTTAATTTATCATCAGAAGCATTTGAAAATGCACATTATTGATGCCCTTTATCAAGTAATTTTATCGGTTGTAAAAGGCGCCATTACTTTTCACGATGTACAGATTATCGGCCCTAAGCAAAAAAAACGCATCTAA
- a CDS encoding Dps family protein has protein sequence MKTNILGLRAEDSTVIIADLNKLLSNYQVYYQNLRGIHWNIRGKRFFELHVKFEELYNDSQLKVDAIAERILTIGGKPLHTLEDYIENNTLRVGKNISQDEKAVQLIVDSLSDLLKIEREILNKTDDLGDEGTNSMMSDFITEQEKTIWMMNAWLEESL, from the coding sequence ATGAAAACTAATATTTTAGGATTAAGAGCAGAAGATTCTACGGTGATTATTGCAGATTTAAATAAATTATTATCCAATTATCAAGTGTATTATCAGAATTTACGTGGAATTCATTGGAATATCCGCGGAAAGCGCTTTTTTGAATTGCATGTTAAATTTGAAGAACTTTATAACGATTCTCAATTAAAGGTTGATGCAATTGCCGAAAGAATTTTAACTATTGGAGGAAAACCTTTGCATACTCTTGAAGATTATATTGAAAATAATACGCTTAGAGTGGGTAAAAATATTTCTCAAGACGAGAAGGCAGTTCAACTTATAGTAGATTCGCTTTCTGACTTATTGAAAATTGAGAGAGAGATCCTTAATAAAACCGATGACCTCGGTGACGAAGGAACCAATTCTATGATGAGTGACTTCATTACCGAACAAGAAAAAACAATTTGGATGATGAATGCATGGTTAGAAGAAAGTCTATAG
- the can gene encoding carbonate dehydratase — protein sequence MADYYKQILENNIQWVKESLDKDPHYFRALATKQTPPLLWIGCSDSRVPANEIIGASNGEVFVHRNIANMVIHTDMNMLSVLDYAVNVLKVKHIIVVGHYGCGGIKAAMNNDSIGIIDNWIRHIKNVYRLHKDLLDAIPNETARFNAFVEVNVKEQVFDLARTSIVQSAWKSGQDVTLHGWAYGLNSGIVTDLDVNLTSEKNLDEVYQLKF from the coding sequence ATGGCAGATTATTATAAACAAATTCTAGAAAACAATATCCAATGGGTAAAAGAGTCACTAGATAAAGATCCTCACTATTTTCGAGCCCTAGCAACAAAGCAAACTCCGCCGCTTTTATGGATAGGTTGTTCGGATAGTCGCGTGCCTGCAAACGAAATTATAGGAGCTAGCAACGGGGAAGTATTTGTACACAGAAACATTGCCAATATGGTAATTCATACTGATATGAATATGTTGAGTGTATTAGATTATGCTGTTAATGTTTTAAAAGTAAAACATATTATTGTAGTAGGTCATTATGGTTGCGGTGGTATTAAGGCTGCAATGAATAATGATTCTATCGGAATTATTGACAATTGGATTAGACACATCAAGAATGTTTATAGATTGCACAAAGATTTATTGGACGCTATTCCCAATGAAACTGCGCGTTTTAATGCATTTGTAGAAGTTAACGTGAAGGAGCAAGTTTTTGATCTAGCGAGAACATCTATCGTTCAATCTGCTTGGAAGAGTGGGCAAGACGTAACATTGCATGGTTGGGCATATGGATTAAACTCTGGTATTGTAACAGATTTAGACGTAAACCTTACAAGTGAGAAAAACCTTGATGAGGTTTATCAATTAAAATTTTAG
- a CDS encoding LETM1-related biofilm-associated protein: MINPSSTGWVEKYFSIRQQYNIVQPVSSEVFYNLTRRTGFIYGHIISFVSGIPINTDRWLKDEISKVALLDVLFELHRMIKIESSKDLFLSDVTQFYNEMHPQNQNFFKKMLPSAKLTASLEATIDKRVQTNEDIVSRNFSHIITNALLFIDVLAFLKFLKKGNLPQKYIKKTEEVVVSIVTLALKVKPQKTPYDDLLVKLFEASVRYNKFSDISKISDLDAMELDYFTNDLEHYYFIDLAGMALWNDGIVESQEEYFLYAIAKILKVEDEFVSYSLSETSSFILLNKKSIPYFNYSNPVRHFYDQMSLNVITLIRRNKSRLAKEISNSGELAALLTKSVYKDLSTKEKKKVRKQLLEICKTIPSLAIFLLPGGSLLLPILIKFIPQLLPATFNENSENNS; the protein is encoded by the coding sequence ATGATTAATCCATCTAGTACAGGTTGGGTCGAAAAATATTTTTCAATTCGACAACAGTATAATATAGTACAGCCCGTTTCTTCGGAGGTTTTTTATAACCTTACAAGGAGAACGGGCTTTATTTATGGCCATATTATTTCGTTTGTTTCGGGAATACCAATTAATACCGATAGGTGGCTTAAAGACGAGATTTCGAAAGTTGCTTTGCTAGACGTTTTGTTTGAATTACATCGAATGATTAAAATTGAAAGTTCGAAAGATTTATTTCTTTCCGATGTAACTCAATTTTACAACGAGATGCATCCTCAGAATCAGAATTTTTTCAAAAAAATGCTGCCTTCGGCCAAGCTAACTGCAAGCCTTGAAGCTACTATTGACAAAAGGGTTCAGACTAATGAAGATATTGTAAGTAGAAATTTTTCGCATATTATCACAAATGCACTCCTATTTATTGATGTACTCGCATTCCTAAAATTTTTAAAGAAAGGAAATTTACCACAAAAGTATATTAAAAAAACAGAGGAAGTTGTAGTAAGTATTGTGACGCTTGCGCTAAAAGTAAAACCACAAAAAACTCCTTACGATGATTTGTTGGTCAAACTATTTGAAGCTTCAGTTCGATACAATAAATTTTCTGATATTTCAAAAATCAGTGACCTCGATGCGATGGAGTTGGATTACTTTACCAATGACCTAGAGCATTACTATTTTATCGATCTCGCCGGAATGGCACTGTGGAATGATGGTATAGTTGAAAGTCAAGAAGAATATTTCTTGTACGCTATAGCAAAAATTCTAAAAGTTGAGGATGAATTTGTTTCCTATAGCCTTTCTGAAACCTCTAGTTTTATACTACTCAATAAGAAGTCTATACCGTACTTTAATTATTCAAATCCCGTTCGACATTTTTACGATCAGATGTCGTTAAATGTAATTACATTGATTCGGCGTAATAAAAGTCGACTAGCAAAAGAAATTTCGAATAGTGGCGAATTGGCGGCGCTATTAACAAAATCCGTTTACAAAGATTTAAGCACAAAAGAGAAGAAAAAGGTACGGAAGCAGCTTTTGGAAATCTGTAAAACTATCCCTTCCCTAGCAATCTTCTTGTTGCCTGGAGGAAGTTTGTTGCTTCCAATTCTTATCAAATTTATTCCGCAACTACTTCCTGCCACATTTAATGAAAATTCTGAGAATAATAGCTAA
- a CDS encoding superoxide dismutase family protein: protein MKKILLSCFTVALIMTSCKTKTDSTDQKITMQLEAKSGSNASGTATFVESNGEVTFTAKIKGLKPGVHAIHIHEKGDCSAADATSAGGHWNPTFEKHGKWGASEYHKGDIGNFTVDASGNGSITMSTDEWCIGCDDDNKNIVGKSIIVHEGADDFITQPTGDAGGRAACAAIIK, encoded by the coding sequence ATGAAAAAGATACTATTAAGTTGCTTTACAGTTGCGTTGATAATGACTTCATGTAAAACGAAAACAGATTCTACAGATCAGAAAATTACAATGCAGCTTGAAGCTAAAAGCGGAAGTAATGCCAGTGGTACTGCGACTTTTGTGGAAAGCAATGGCGAAGTAACCTTTACAGCAAAAATTAAAGGATTGAAACCTGGAGTGCATGCGATACATATTCATGAAAAAGGAGATTGCTCAGCTGCTGATGCAACATCTGCTGGAGGACATTGGAATCCAACATTCGAAAAACATGGAAAATGGGGAGCTTCAGAATATCATAAAGGTGATATAGGTAATTTTACGGTTGACGCTTCCGGAAACGGAAGTATTACTATGAGTACTGACGAATGGTGTATAGGTTGTGATGATGACAATAAAAACATCGTTGGTAAGTCCATAATTGTTCATGAAGGAGCAGATGATTTCATTACGCAACCAACCGGTGATGCAGGCGGTAGAGCAGCCTGTGCAGCAATTATAAAATAG
- a CDS encoding lmo0937 family membrane protein: MGNLLYTIAVILIIIWALGFFGILGAGIAGSSLIHILLVIAIVVILLRVISGRKPL, encoded by the coding sequence ATGGGAAATTTACTTTACACAATCGCCGTTATTCTGATTATTATCTGGGCATTAGGATTTTTTGGAATTCTAGGAGCTGGAATTGCAGGTAGTAGCTTAATTCACATTTTGTTAGTTATCGCAATCGTGGTAATATTACTAAGAGTTATATCAGGAAGAAAGCCTCTATAA
- a CDS encoding acyl-CoA dehydrogenase family protein: protein MAEAVNNITRGGQFIVKQTDSADVFTPEDFSEEQLMMRDMVKEFVDKEIWPNKNRFENKDYALTEECMRKAGDLGLLGVAVPTEYGGLGMSFVSTMLVCDYISGATGSFSTAFGAHTGIGTMPITLYGTEEQKQKYVPKLASGEWFGAYCLTEPGAGSDANSGKTKAVLSEDGKYYSITGQKMWISNAGFCSVFIVFARIGDDKNITGFIVENDESNGISMNPEEHKLGIRASSTRQVFFNETKVPVENMLSERGNGFKIAMNALNVGRIKLAAACLDAQRRVISNGVQYANERIQFDVPISSFGAIRAKIAEMATNCYAGESASYRAAKSIEDRIQARVAEGNTHQEAELKGVEEFAIECSILKVAVSEDIQHCADEGIQILGGMGFSEDTPMESAWRDARIARIYEGTNEINRMLAVGMLVKKAMKGQVDLLGPASQVQEDLMGIPDFDTPDYSDVMSEEKAIVENLKKVFLMVAGSAVQKYGTDLEAHQQTLMAVSDILIEIYMAESVVLRTEKLSKSRSKDEIKEQIAMAQLYLYNAVDIITSKTKESIASIAEGDMQRMMLMGLRRYTKYQNLPNVAELRETIAAQVIKENKYCF, encoded by the coding sequence ATGGCAGAAGCAGTAAATAATATTACCAGAGGAGGACAATTTATTGTCAAACAAACAGATAGTGCAGATGTCTTTACTCCAGAAGATTTCTCTGAAGAGCAATTAATGATGCGAGATATGGTTAAAGAATTTGTGGACAAAGAAATTTGGCCAAACAAAAACAGATTCGAAAACAAAGACTATGCACTTACAGAAGAATGCATGCGTAAAGCAGGTGATTTGGGATTATTAGGAGTAGCAGTTCCAACAGAATATGGTGGATTAGGAATGAGCTTTGTTTCTACAATGCTTGTATGCGACTATATTTCTGGAGCTACTGGTTCTTTTTCTACCGCTTTTGGAGCACATACTGGTATTGGTACTATGCCAATTACACTTTATGGGACAGAGGAACAAAAACAAAAATATGTTCCTAAGCTTGCTAGTGGCGAATGGTTTGGCGCATATTGCTTGACTGAACCTGGAGCTGGCTCTGATGCTAATTCAGGGAAAACTAAAGCGGTACTTTCTGAAGACGGCAAATATTACAGCATTACAGGCCAGAAAATGTGGATTTCTAATGCAGGATTTTGCAGCGTATTTATTGTTTTTGCCAGGATAGGCGACGATAAAAACATTACGGGTTTTATCGTAGAAAATGATGAGTCTAATGGAATTTCGATGAATCCGGAAGAACATAAATTAGGAATTAGAGCTTCTTCTACTCGTCAAGTATTTTTTAATGAAACAAAAGTTCCTGTCGAAAATATGCTTTCTGAACGAGGAAATGGTTTTAAAATAGCAATGAACGCTCTAAATGTTGGTCGCATTAAGCTTGCTGCCGCTTGTCTGGACGCACAGAGACGGGTAATTTCAAATGGCGTTCAGTACGCAAACGAAAGAATCCAATTTGATGTTCCAATTTCGAGCTTTGGCGCAATTAGAGCTAAAATTGCAGAGATGGCGACTAATTGTTACGCTGGTGAAAGTGCTTCCTACAGAGCGGCAAAATCTATCGAAGATCGCATACAAGCCAGAGTTGCCGAAGGAAATACCCACCAAGAAGCAGAGCTAAAGGGTGTAGAAGAATTTGCTATCGAATGTTCTATACTTAAAGTTGCCGTTTCAGAAGATATTCAGCATTGTGCTGATGAAGGAATTCAGATTCTGGGTGGAATGGGATTCTCAGAAGACACGCCAATGGAAAGTGCTTGGAGAGATGCAAGAATTGCGAGAATTTACGAAGGTACCAATGAGATAAATAGAATGCTTGCGGTGGGAATGCTTGTAAAAAAAGCTATGAAAGGTCAGGTAGATCTTTTAGGACCAGCTTCGCAGGTACAAGAAGACCTGATGGGAATTCCGGATTTCGATACTCCAGATTATTCTGATGTAATGTCAGAGGAAAAAGCTATTGTTGAGAATTTGAAAAAAGTATTCTTGATGGTGGCTGGGAGTGCAGTTCAGAAGTACGGAACTGACTTGGAAGCACATCAACAAACATTAATGGCAGTATCAGATATTCTGATCGAAATCTATATGGCAGAATCTGTTGTATTACGAACTGAGAAATTATCAAAATCACGTTCCAAAGATGAAATAAAAGAACAGATTGCAATGGCCCAGCTCTATTTATACAATGCTGTTGATATTATTACCTCTAAGACCAAGGAAAGTATAGCGTCTATTGCCGAGGGAGATATGCAAAGGATGATGCTAATGGGATTGAGAAGATATACGAAGTATCAAAATCTTCCAAATGTTGCAGAGCTTAGAGAAACAATTGCTGCTCAGGTTATAAAAGAAAATAAGTATTGCTTTTAA
- a CDS encoding acetyl-CoA C-acyltransferase produces the protein MKTAYIVKAYRTAVGKAPKGVFRFKRPDELAAETIEYIMNELPDFDKKRIDDVMVGNAMPEAEQGLNMARLISLMGLKIEDVPGVTVNRYCASGLETIAMATAKIQSGMADCIIAGGAESMSFIPMGGYRATPDYAVAKEGNEDYYWGMGLTAEAVANQFNVSREDQDAFAFHSHQKALKAQAEGKFDKQIVPITINETYVDEKGKKATRSYVINKDEGPRADTSLAALAKLRPVFAANGSVTAGTSSQMSDGAAFVMVMSEEMMKEINLEPIARLVGYSAAGVEPRIMGMGPVAAIPKVLKQTGMALKDIELIELNEAFASQSLAVMRELDINQEIVNVNGGAIALGHPLGCTGAKLSVQLFDEMKHRGNKYGMVTMCVGTGQGAAGIYEVF, from the coding sequence ATGAAAACAGCCTATATAGTTAAAGCATACAGAACCGCAGTAGGAAAAGCGCCAAAGGGAGTTTTTAGATTTAAAAGACCTGATGAATTGGCGGCAGAAACCATTGAGTATATAATGAATGAACTGCCTGATTTCGACAAAAAGCGCATTGACGATGTTATGGTCGGGAATGCGATGCCTGAGGCGGAACAAGGTCTAAATATGGCGCGATTAATTTCGCTAATGGGATTAAAAATAGAAGACGTCCCTGGAGTTACAGTAAATAGATATTGTGCGTCGGGACTAGAAACCATCGCAATGGCAACAGCCAAAATTCAGTCAGGAATGGCAGATTGTATCATTGCTGGAGGAGCAGAAAGTATGAGCTTTATTCCAATGGGTGGTTACCGCGCAACTCCTGATTATGCGGTTGCAAAAGAAGGAAACGAAGATTATTACTGGGGAATGGGTCTTACCGCAGAAGCAGTTGCCAATCAATTTAATGTATCTCGTGAAGATCAAGATGCATTTGCATTTCACTCTCACCAAAAAGCTTTGAAAGCGCAGGCTGAAGGAAAATTTGACAAGCAGATTGTTCCGATAACCATAAATGAAACTTATGTTGACGAAAAAGGTAAGAAAGCCACACGATCGTACGTAATAAATAAGGACGAAGGCCCACGTGCTGATACGTCACTGGCAGCTTTGGCAAAATTGCGTCCGGTATTTGCGGCAAACGGATCGGTTACAGCAGGAACATCCTCTCAGATGAGTGATGGTGCTGCTTTTGTGATGGTAATGTCCGAAGAAATGATGAAAGAGATAAATCTTGAACCAATTGCAAGACTTGTTGGATATTCTGCTGCAGGTGTCGAGCCTCGAATTATGGGAATGGGTCCTGTTGCGGCTATTCCTAAAGTATTAAAACAAACAGGCATGGCATTAAAGGACATCGAACTAATAGAACTTAACGAAGCTTTTGCCTCTCAATCATTAGCGGTAATGCGTGAGTTGGATATAAATCAAGAGATAGTTAACGTTAATGGTGGTGCAATTGCACTTGGTCATCCATTAGGATGTACTGGAGCGAAACTTTCAGTACAATTATTTGATGAAATGAAGCATCGTGGAAATAAATACGGAATGGTTACAATGTGCGTAGGTACTGGACAGGGAGCTGCAGGTATTTATGAAGTGTTTTAA
- a CDS encoding four helix bundle protein — protein MHSFEKLKIWQKSMDIAASVYEISTLLPNDEKFNLIHQIKKCAVSIPSNIAEGAGRNHNKEFVQFLGIANGSTFELITQLLLAKRLKLISENAVHSIITQLVEVSNMNFSLQKTLKTNTN, from the coding sequence ATGCACAGTTTTGAAAAATTAAAAATTTGGCAAAAATCAATGGACATTGCAGCTAGCGTTTATGAGATTTCAACATTGTTACCAAACGACGAAAAATTCAATTTGATTCATCAAATTAAGAAATGTGCAGTTTCGATACCTTCCAATATAGCAGAAGGAGCCGGTCGAAATCACAATAAAGAATTTGTGCAATTTTTAGGAATCGCTAACGGCTCGACTTTCGAATTAATAACTCAGTTACTATTGGCAAAAAGATTAAAACTCATAAGCGAAAATGCAGTACATTCAATAATTACTCAACTAGTTGAAGTGTCAAATATGAACTTCTCTTTGCAAAAAACTTTAAAAACAAATACAAATTAA
- a CDS encoding 3-hydroxyacyl-CoA dehydrogenase/enoyl-CoA hydratase family protein, whose translation MKRIIKKVAVIGSGIMGSGIACHFANIGLDVLLLDILPRELTEAEQKKGLTMESKAVRNRVVNEHLATALKSNPSPIYHQKFAQRITTGNTTDDLKKISDVDWIIEVVVERLDIKQQVFTEIEKFRKPGTLITSNTSGIPIHFMSEGRSEDFQKHFCGTHFFNPARYLKLFEIIPGPETLPEVVDFLSNYGEQFLGKTSVVAKDTPAFIGNRIGIYGIQSLFHLVKEMDLTVEEVDKLTGPVIGRPKSATFRTVDVVGLDTLAHVANGIYENANEDEAHDLFLLPPFVNSMLENKWLGSKSGQGFYKKEGKEIRTLDLNTLEYRDAKKANFATLELTKTIDKPIDRFKVLIKGTDKAGEFYRKSFSGLFAYVSNRVPEITDELYKIDDAMKAGFGWENGPFEIWDAVGVEKGIELMKDTNQKPAQWVLDMLESGNKTFYTVKEGATYYYDIESKTQKKVPGQDSFIILNNIRESKKVWSNSGAIIEDLGDGILNLEFQSKMNTIGGDVLQAINKAIDLAEKEYSGLVIGNQAANFSVGANIGMIFMMAVEQDYDELNMAIKMFQDTMMRVRYSGIPVVVAPHGMTLGGGCEMSMHADKVVAAAETYIGLVEFGVGVIPGGGGSKEMALRASDMIKKNDVELNILQEYFLTVAMAKVSTSAYEAFDTGILQHGKDIVVVNKDRQIAEAKKHALIMAEAGYTQPIRRKDVRVLGKQALGMFLVGTDSMQVGNYISEHDKKIANKLAYVMAGGDLSEPTLVTEQYLLDLEREAFLSLTTEKKTLERIQHMLKTGKPLRN comes from the coding sequence ATGAAACGAATTATAAAAAAAGTTGCAGTTATTGGATCAGGAATTATGGGATCTGGTATTGCATGTCACTTTGCAAATATTGGACTTGATGTACTTCTGCTTGATATTCTCCCTAGAGAACTTACAGAAGCTGAACAAAAGAAAGGGCTAACGATGGAATCAAAAGCAGTTCGCAATCGAGTTGTAAATGAACATTTGGCAACAGCCTTAAAATCAAATCCATCTCCTATATATCATCAAAAATTTGCGCAAAGAATTACTACCGGAAATACAACGGATGATTTAAAAAAAATCTCAGATGTTGATTGGATTATTGAAGTCGTTGTGGAGCGACTCGACATTAAACAACAAGTTTTTACGGAAATTGAAAAGTTTAGAAAACCAGGTACCTTAATTACTTCAAATACATCAGGAATTCCGATTCATTTTATGAGTGAAGGAAGAAGTGAAGACTTCCAAAAGCACTTCTGTGGAACCCACTTCTTTAATCCTGCACGTTACTTGAAACTTTTCGAAATTATTCCAGGACCAGAAACGCTGCCAGAAGTGGTGGATTTCTTAAGTAATTATGGAGAACAGTTTTTAGGAAAAACTTCGGTCGTAGCCAAAGACACTCCAGCATTTATCGGAAATAGAATTGGAATCTACGGTATTCAGAGTTTATTCCATCTGGTGAAAGAAATGGATCTAACAGTTGAAGAAGTTGATAAATTAACCGGTCCAGTGATTGGTCGACCTAAATCTGCCACTTTTAGAACTGTAGATGTAGTAGGTCTTGATACTTTGGCCCACGTAGCAAACGGAATATACGAAAATGCAAACGAGGATGAAGCGCATGATTTATTTCTACTCCCTCCCTTTGTAAATTCGATGTTAGAAAACAAATGGCTTGGAAGCAAATCAGGGCAAGGATTTTATAAAAAAGAAGGAAAAGAGATTCGCACTTTAGATCTTAATACTTTAGAATATAGAGACGCAAAGAAAGCAAATTTTGCCACTCTTGAACTGACTAAAACGATTGATAAACCGATTGATCGCTTTAAAGTCTTGATAAAAGGGACCGATAAGGCTGGAGAATTTTATAGAAAAAGCTTTTCAGGTCTTTTCGCGTATGTTTCGAATAGAGTTCCAGAAATCACCGACGAATTATACAAAATTGACGATGCTATGAAGGCCGGTTTTGGCTGGGAAAATGGTCCGTTTGAAATTTGGGATGCGGTAGGTGTTGAGAAAGGAATTGAGTTGATGAAAGATACTAATCAGAAGCCCGCTCAATGGGTTTTGGATATGTTAGAAAGTGGTAATAAAACTTTCTATACTGTAAAAGAAGGTGCAACCTACTATTATGATATTGAATCAAAAACTCAGAAGAAAGTGCCTGGGCAAGATTCATTTATTATTTTAAATAATATTCGCGAAAGCAAAAAAGTTTGGAGTAATAGCGGTGCCATCATTGAAGACCTTGGCGATGGAATTCTGAATTTAGAATTTCAGTCGAAGATGAATACAATTGGCGGCGACGTTTTGCAAGCAATAAATAAAGCGATTGATCTTGCCGAAAAAGAATACAGCGGACTAGTGATTGGAAATCAAGCAGCTAATTTTTCTGTAGGAGCCAATATTGGAATGATCTTTATGATGGCTGTAGAGCAAGATTATGACGAGCTAAATATGGCAATCAAAATGTTTCAAGATACAATGATGAGGGTTCGATATTCTGGAATTCCAGTCGTGGTAGCTCCTCACGGAATGACTCTTGGGGGTGGTTGTGAAATGAGTATGCATGCCGATAAAGTTGTAGCTGCTGCCGAAACCTATATTGGTCTTGTCGAATTTGGAGTTGGAGTGATTCCAGGCGGTGGAGGATCAAAAGAAATGGCTTTAAGAGCTTCGGATATGATAAAGAAAAATGATGTCGAATTAAATATTTTACAAGAGTATTTCTTAACAGTAGCCATGGCAAAAGTATCTACTTCTGCTTACGAAGCTTTTGATACAGGAATTTTGCAACACGGAAAAGATATCGTAGTTGTTAATAAGGACAGACAAATTGCTGAAGCTAAAAAGCACGCCCTCATTATGGCAGAAGCTGGTTACACACAACCAATTCGCCGTAAGGATGTTAGAGTTTTAGGTAAACAAGCTTTGGGAATGTTCTTAGTAGGTACGGATAGTATGCAGGTTGGAAATTACATTTCTGAGCATGATAAGAAAATCGCAAACAAACTTGCCTACGTGATGGCTGGTGGAGATTTGTCTGAGCCAACTCTGGTAACAGAGCAGTATCTACTGGATCTGGAGCGCGAAGCGTTTCTTTCTTTGACTACAGAAAAGAAAACACTGGAGCGTATACAGCACATGTTGAAAACAGGGAAGCCGTTGAGAAACTAA
- a CDS encoding MarR family winged helix-turn-helix transcriptional regulator yields MKDKTLDYILRATWQSVARMYNEEAAKYGASMAIGFALLSIDKEGGTPSTTLGPKMGMEATSLTRTLKSLEEKGLIIRKKNPHDGRGVLIYLTEFGKEKRELSKNTVLKFNETVKRHIEKEKLDHFVEVAETINEMIAGKNIFFNSDNN; encoded by the coding sequence ATGAAAGATAAAACATTAGATTATATACTTCGTGCTACATGGCAATCGGTGGCAAGGATGTACAATGAAGAAGCTGCAAAATACGGTGCTAGTATGGCAATTGGTTTTGCACTTTTAAGTATCGATAAGGAAGGAGGTACGCCCTCCACTACTCTAGGTCCAAAAATGGGAATGGAAGCCACTAGTTTAACTCGAACTTTAAAATCTCTTGAAGAAAAAGGTTTAATAATACGAAAAAAAAATCCGCATGACGGCCGTGGAGTATTGATTTACCTTACTGAATTTGGAAAAGAGAAACGGGAATTATCAAAAAACACCGTTCTCAAGTTTAATGAGACGGTAAAACGGCATATAGAAAAGGAAAAACTAGATCACTTCGTTGAAGTTGCTGAAACTATAAATGAAATGATTGCAGGAAAAAATATATTTTTTAACTCTGATAATAATTAA